One window from the genome of Magnolia sinica isolate HGM2019 chromosome 4, MsV1, whole genome shotgun sequence encodes:
- the LOC131244552 gene encoding ubiquitin C-terminal hydrolase 12-like, which produces MLVHYNQTSDILYYEVLDIPLPELQGLKTLKVAFHHSTKDEVVIHTIRLPKQSIVGDVINDLKTKVNFCNCLCTSIRCDHRHLQGFLNA; this is translated from the exons ATGTTGGTCCACTACAACCAG ACTTCCGATATCCTGTATTATGAAGTGTTGGACATTCCTTTGCCAGAATTGCAAGGCTTGAAAACTCTGAAAGTTGCTTTCCATCACTCCACTAAAGATGAG GTGGTTATTCACACTATTAGATTGCCCAAACAGAGTATTGTAGGGGATGTAATCAACGACTTGAAAACCAAGGTTAATTTCTGCAACTGTTTATGCACTTCTATTCGATGTGATCATCGTCATCTTCAAGGTTTCCTTAATGCATGA
- the LOC131244171 gene encoding auxin response factor 9-like — translation MISFDSILISVVVFIFPAFVLSDPEEKFLSRANQEGKRPEARNGCRLFGIKLIDNSNISPATARTLPSPVKISTAITNDEFVKATASAADSDQQSGLSKASKGRRQGLQISPKEVLSKHSSSTRSPTKVHMQGIAVGRAVDLTVMEGYDELIMELECIFEIHGELHYRNKWEVAFTDDEDDMMLVGNDPWPEFCKVAKKIFIYICEEVKKMNPRNKLLSTVEGTARFRAEI, via the exons ATGATTTCATTTGATT CGATTTTGATTTCTGTTGTTGTTTTCATTTTCCCGGCTTTTGTTCTTTCAGATCCTGAAGAGAAATTTCTTTCTCGAGCGAATC AGGAGGGAAAGAGGCCCGAGGCTCGTAACGGGTGTCGGTTGTTTGGAATCAAGCTGATTGACAACTCGAACATTTCGCCAGCAACTGCGAGAACATTGCCCAGTCCAGTTAAGATCTCCACTGCTATAACAAATGATGAATTTGTTAAGGCTACCGCATCTGCCGCTGATTCCGATCAGCAGTCAGGACTTTCAAAGGCTTCGAAAGGGAGAAGGCAAGGTTTACAGATATCCCCAAAGGAGGTCCTGAGCAAGCATAGTAGTTCAACAAGGAGTCCAACCAAG GTTCACATGCAAGGGATTGCAGTTGGGAGAGCCGTGGACCTAACTGTGATGGAGGGCTATGATGAACTGATAATGGAGTTGGagtgtatttttgagatccacgGTGAGCTTCATTACCGCAACAAATGGGAAGTTGCCTTCACTGACGATGAAGACGATATGATGCTTGTGGGCAATGATCCATGGCC GGAATTCTGCAAGGTGGCAAAAAAGATTTTCATTTATATATGTGAAGAAGTGAAGAAGATGAATCCAAGAAACAAGCTTCTCTCAACAGTCGAGGGGACTGCAAGATTCAGAGCTGAAATCTGA